One genomic window of Solanum stenotomum isolate F172 chromosome 9, ASM1918654v1, whole genome shotgun sequence includes the following:
- the LOC125876861 gene encoding putative E3 ubiquitin-protein ligase LIN-1 isoform X1, translating into MSLSTISREQASQLKDLENEYEEILDENCRVFSRYFKEVLRAKNQDKIIDPPSVIVQRSDCFEFSKDEEMINQEYGLKNRRYNPIWTDSVEGDKSVMKLNSSSKEFSKFPSFYPQRVSLKVLTSQRSSIKSKPSNFDLEHESCSSDDSNDPCSTESKGENEDMNKRMSLLNTRQTQYLNEKQPIIRESSCHPDALMESSGKNTPPKDFVCPITTHVLEDPVTLETGQTYERKAIQEWLERGNATCPITRQKLHSTQLPKTNYVLKRLIASWQEKDQNSAPLHRCEPEYQPVKIPGPRTSLGGLGSLDGTISELRRAITNLCTSEILRESEMAVLQIEQFWREGQMVGIQTMLSKPPVINGFVEILSSSVDPDVLMATIFLLSELGSRDNGVIQTLTRVDTDVECIVALFQKGLLEAVVLIYLLMPFIGNLAEMELLDSLLKVLISREEDLVSMFMKPKSASVLLLGHALKSIEEERASKIVKRLTSAKVVESILCSLEVELVEERLSAVVILLRCMQQDGRCRNMIADKAELTHLLESFIESNDADRFEIIQFLSELVKLNRRAFNEQVLHIIKNEGTYSSMHCLLIYLQTALPDQCPVVAGLLLQLDLLAEPRKMSIYREEAVDVLIMCLKNSDYPDSQIAAAETLLALQGRFSYSGKPLIREFLLKRAGLDRTDHSNAAQNDTGYLSSSQETMEEELAAEDWERKMAFSLVSYEFGLLFEALADGLKSKSADLFSACFLSATWLVYMLTILPDTGIRGAARVCLLKQFVSIFKSSRDTENKALCLLALRSFISEPEGLHDLTIHVKDILKGLRELKKSSTMAVEVFNLFSEERESSADMWNHKEIALEDCSVNGEVSSIVCFRNKVFSSHTDGTIKVWTVKAKSLHLIQEIRDHLKAATSLVVLQSGEKLYSGSLDRTVRVWSIQDEGIECEEIHEMKDHVNNLMVSTSLSCFIPQGAGIKVHSWNGATKLLNQQKYAKCLTLVKGKLYCGCVDNSIQDIDLPTGTINSIQSGSRKLLGKSSPIYAIQVHDGQLFSAATSLDGAVVKIWNTSNYSMVGSLQSTLDVRTMAVSSELIYLGGKGGIVEAWCKKKHNRVETLQTGINGKVVCMVLDTNEETLVIGTSDGRIQAWRLS; encoded by the exons ATGTCTTTGTCAACTATAAGCAGAGAGCAAGCCTCTCAGTTGAAGGATTTGGAGAATGAGTATGAGGAAATTCTTGATGAGAATTGTAGAGTTTTTTCTCGATATTTCAAGGAGGTTTTGCGAGCCAAAAATCAAGACAAGATTATTGATCCACCATCTGTAATTGTACAAAGGAGTGACTGTTTTGAGTTTAGCAAAGATGAGGAGATGATCAATCAAGAATATGGATTGAAAAATCGACGGTATAAT CCAATATGGACTGATTCTGTTGAAGGAGACAAGTCAGTCATGAAATTGAATAGTAGTAGCAAAGAGTTTTCAAAGTTTCCGTCTTTTTATCCTCAGAGAGTTTCCCTGAAAGTTCTTACAAGTCAAAGATCATCAATAAAATCAAAGCCATCCAATTTTGATTTGGAACATGAGTCTTGTTCAAGTGATGATTCCAATGATCCTTGTTCCACTGAATCCAAGGGCGAAAATGAG GATATGAACAAAAGAATGTCATTGCTCAACACAAGGCAGACGCAATATCTAAACGAGAAGCAGCCTATTATCAGAGAATCAAGCTG CCATCCAGATGCTTTAATGGAATCCAGTGGAAAGAATACACCACCAAAGGATTTTGTATGTCCCATAACTACACATGTACTTGAAGATCCAGTGACTCTTGAAACTGGTCAGACATATGAAAGAAAGGCTATTCAAGAATGGCTGGAGAGGGGAAATGCCACTTGTCCAATAACACGGCAGAAGCTACATAGTACTCAACTACCGAAAACAAATTATGTGCTCAAGCGCCTCATTGCAAGCTGGCAGGAAAAGGACCAAAATTCAGCTCCTCTTCATAGGTGTGAACCTGAATATCAACCAGTGAAGATACCAGGTCCACGTACTAGTTTAGGAGGCCTAGGTTCTTTAGATGGAACCATCAGTGAGCTTCGTCGTGCAATAACCAACCTCTGTACATCAGAGATTCTAAGAGAGTCTGAAATGGCAGTGCTACAAATTGAGCAGTTCTGGAGAGAAGGTCAGATGGTTGGTATTCAGACAATGCTCTCAAAACCTCCAGTTATCAATGGTTTTGTAGAGATCCTTTCCAGTTCTGTTGATCCCGATGTTTTGATGGCAACGATATTTCTCCTCTCCGAGCTGGGATCAAGAGATAATGGTGTCATCCAAACACTGACCAGAGTTGACACTGATGTAGAATGCATTGTTGCTCTTTTTCAGAAGGGATTACTGGAAGCTGTTGTTCTGATCTATCTATTGATGCCATTTATTGGAAATCTTGCAGAAATGGAATTGCTGGACTCTCTTCTAAAAGTTCTCATCAGTCGTGAGGAAGACTTGGTTAGCATGTTTATGAAGCCCAAATCAGCTTCAGTGCTTCTTCTTGGACATGCTCTTAAAAGCATAGAGGAGGAAAGAGCTTCCAAAATTGTCAAGAGGTTGACTTCGGCAAAAGTAGTAGAGTCTATTTTATGCAGCTTGGAAGTTGAATTAGTCGAAGAACGACTATCAGCTGTGGTTATATTATTGAGATGCATGCAACAGGATGGAAGATGCAGGAATATGATAGCTGATAAAGCTGAATTAACACACCTGTTAGAGAGCTTCATTGAGTCGAACGATGCAGATAGGTTTGAGATTATCCAGTTCCTATCTGAACTGGTCAAGTTAAACAG AAGGGCATTTAATGAGCAAGTGTTGCACATTATTAAGAATGAAGGTACTTATAGCTCAATGCACTGCCTCCTCATTTACCTACAGACAGCTCTCCCTGATCAGTGTCCTGTTGTGGCTGGCCTACTTCTACAGCTTGATCTGCTT GCAGAACCAAGGAAAATGAGCATCTATAGAGAGGAAGCTGTAGATGTCCTAATTATGTGTCTCAAAAATTCAGATTATCCTGACTCTCAAATAGCTGCTGCTGAGACACTTTTAGCGCTCCAAGGAAGGTTTTCCTATTCTGGTAAACCTCTTATTAGGGAGTTTCTACTTAAACGTGCAGGACTTGACCGGACAGATCATAGCAATGCAGCGCAAAATGATACTGGATATCTGTCTAGTAGTCAAGAAACAATG GAAGAAGAGTTAGCTGCTGAGGACTGGGAGAGGAAAATGGCATTTTCTCTGGTCAGCTATGAATTCGGATTACTATTTGAAGCTTTAGCAGATGGCCTGAAGAGTAAATCAGCAGATTTATTTTCTGCATGTTTTCTGTCTGCTACTTGGCTGGTATACATGCTAACCATCCTTCCAGACACTGGAATTAGAGGAGCAGCAAGAGTATGCTTGCTCAAGCAGTTTGTATcaatattcaaatcttcaaggGATACAGAGAATAAAGCACTTTGCTTGCTTGCACTGAGGAGCTTTATCAGTGAGCCTG AAGGACTGCATGATCTAACAATCCATGTGAAGGATATACTTAAAGGTTTGAGAGAACTAAAGAAATCATCCACCATGGCTGTTGAAGTTTTTAACCTTTTTTCAGAAGAGCGAGAATCTAGTGCT GATATGTGGAATCATAAAGAAATTGCACTGGAGGATTGCAGTGTTAACGGTGAAGTCTCTTCAATTGTGTGCTTCAGAAATAAAGTTTTTTCCAGTCATACAGATGGAACTATAAAG GTATGGACAGTAAAAGCTAAAAGCTTACACCTCATCCAAGAAATCCGAGATCATCTCAAAGCTGCGACAAGCCTGGTAGTTCTACAATCAGGAGAAAAGTTGTACAGTGGTTCACTTGATAGAACTGTGAGG GTGTGGTCCATCCAGGATGAAGGAATAGAATGTGAAGAAATTCATGAAATGAAGGATCATGTCAATAACCTAATGGTCTCAACCAGCTTGTCATGCTTCATTCCTCAGGGAGCTGGCATTAAG GTGCATTCATGGAATGGAGCAACCAAACTTTTAAATCAACAGAAGTATGCAAAATGCCTGACTCTTGTTAAAGGAAAACTGTATTGTGGATGTGTTGATAACAGCATTCAGGATATTGATTTGCCAACTGGAACAATTAACTCTATTCAAAGTGGCTCAAGAAAATTATTAGGGAAATCAAGTCCCATATATGCCATACAAGTTCATGATGGACAACTATTTTCCGCAGCTACTTCCTTAGATGGAGCAGTTGTGAAG ATATGGAATACATCAAACTACAGCATGGTTGGATCACTGCAATCCACATTAGACGTTCGCACAATGGCTGTCAGTTCAGAGCTGATTTATTTAGGGGGGAAAGGAGGTATTGTGGAAGCCTGGTGTAAAAAGAAACATAATAGAGTGGAGACACTACAAACTGGTATAAATGGCAAAGTTGTTTGCATGGTTCTTGATACTAATGAAGAGACTTTAGTCATCGGAACATCTGATGGCAGAATTCAG GCTTGGAGACTGAGTTGA
- the LOC125876861 gene encoding putative E3 ubiquitin-protein ligase LIN-1 isoform X2: MSLSTISREQASQLKDLENEYEEILDENCRVFSRYFKEVLRAKNQDKIIDPPSVIVQRSDCFEFSKDEEMINQEYGLKNRRYNPIWTDSVEGDKSVMKLNSSSKEFSKFPSFYPQRVSLKVLTSQRSSIKSKPSNFDLEHESCSSDDSNDPCSTESKGENEDMNKRMSLLNTRQTQYLNEKQPIIRESSCHPDALMESSGKNTPPKDFVCPITTHVLEDPVTLETGQTYERKAIQEWLERGNATCPITRQKLHSTQLPKTNYVLKRLIASWQEKDQNSAPLHRCEPEYQPVKIPGPRTSLGGLGSLDGTISELRRAITNLCTSEILRESEMAVLQIEQFWREGQMVGIQTMLSKPPVINGFVEILSSSVDPDVLMATIFLLSELGSRDNGVIQTLTRVDTDVECIVALFQKGLLEAVVLIYLLMPFIGNLAEMELLDSLLKVLISREEDLVSMFMKPKSASVLLLGHALKSIEEERASKIVKRLTSAKVVESILCSLEVELVEERLSAVVILLRCMQQDGRCRNMIADKAELTHLLESFIESNDADRFEIIQFLSELVKLNRAFNEQVLHIIKNEGTYSSMHCLLIYLQTALPDQCPVVAGLLLQLDLLAEPRKMSIYREEAVDVLIMCLKNSDYPDSQIAAAETLLALQGRFSYSGKPLIREFLLKRAGLDRTDHSNAAQNDTGYLSSSQETMEEELAAEDWERKMAFSLVSYEFGLLFEALADGLKSKSADLFSACFLSATWLVYMLTILPDTGIRGAARVCLLKQFVSIFKSSRDTENKALCLLALRSFISEPEGLHDLTIHVKDILKGLRELKKSSTMAVEVFNLFSEERESSADMWNHKEIALEDCSVNGEVSSIVCFRNKVFSSHTDGTIKVWTVKAKSLHLIQEIRDHLKAATSLVVLQSGEKLYSGSLDRTVRVWSIQDEGIECEEIHEMKDHVNNLMVSTSLSCFIPQGAGIKVHSWNGATKLLNQQKYAKCLTLVKGKLYCGCVDNSIQDIDLPTGTINSIQSGSRKLLGKSSPIYAIQVHDGQLFSAATSLDGAVVKIWNTSNYSMVGSLQSTLDVRTMAVSSELIYLGGKGGIVEAWCKKKHNRVETLQTGINGKVVCMVLDTNEETLVIGTSDGRIQAWRLS, translated from the exons ATGTCTTTGTCAACTATAAGCAGAGAGCAAGCCTCTCAGTTGAAGGATTTGGAGAATGAGTATGAGGAAATTCTTGATGAGAATTGTAGAGTTTTTTCTCGATATTTCAAGGAGGTTTTGCGAGCCAAAAATCAAGACAAGATTATTGATCCACCATCTGTAATTGTACAAAGGAGTGACTGTTTTGAGTTTAGCAAAGATGAGGAGATGATCAATCAAGAATATGGATTGAAAAATCGACGGTATAAT CCAATATGGACTGATTCTGTTGAAGGAGACAAGTCAGTCATGAAATTGAATAGTAGTAGCAAAGAGTTTTCAAAGTTTCCGTCTTTTTATCCTCAGAGAGTTTCCCTGAAAGTTCTTACAAGTCAAAGATCATCAATAAAATCAAAGCCATCCAATTTTGATTTGGAACATGAGTCTTGTTCAAGTGATGATTCCAATGATCCTTGTTCCACTGAATCCAAGGGCGAAAATGAG GATATGAACAAAAGAATGTCATTGCTCAACACAAGGCAGACGCAATATCTAAACGAGAAGCAGCCTATTATCAGAGAATCAAGCTG CCATCCAGATGCTTTAATGGAATCCAGTGGAAAGAATACACCACCAAAGGATTTTGTATGTCCCATAACTACACATGTACTTGAAGATCCAGTGACTCTTGAAACTGGTCAGACATATGAAAGAAAGGCTATTCAAGAATGGCTGGAGAGGGGAAATGCCACTTGTCCAATAACACGGCAGAAGCTACATAGTACTCAACTACCGAAAACAAATTATGTGCTCAAGCGCCTCATTGCAAGCTGGCAGGAAAAGGACCAAAATTCAGCTCCTCTTCATAGGTGTGAACCTGAATATCAACCAGTGAAGATACCAGGTCCACGTACTAGTTTAGGAGGCCTAGGTTCTTTAGATGGAACCATCAGTGAGCTTCGTCGTGCAATAACCAACCTCTGTACATCAGAGATTCTAAGAGAGTCTGAAATGGCAGTGCTACAAATTGAGCAGTTCTGGAGAGAAGGTCAGATGGTTGGTATTCAGACAATGCTCTCAAAACCTCCAGTTATCAATGGTTTTGTAGAGATCCTTTCCAGTTCTGTTGATCCCGATGTTTTGATGGCAACGATATTTCTCCTCTCCGAGCTGGGATCAAGAGATAATGGTGTCATCCAAACACTGACCAGAGTTGACACTGATGTAGAATGCATTGTTGCTCTTTTTCAGAAGGGATTACTGGAAGCTGTTGTTCTGATCTATCTATTGATGCCATTTATTGGAAATCTTGCAGAAATGGAATTGCTGGACTCTCTTCTAAAAGTTCTCATCAGTCGTGAGGAAGACTTGGTTAGCATGTTTATGAAGCCCAAATCAGCTTCAGTGCTTCTTCTTGGACATGCTCTTAAAAGCATAGAGGAGGAAAGAGCTTCCAAAATTGTCAAGAGGTTGACTTCGGCAAAAGTAGTAGAGTCTATTTTATGCAGCTTGGAAGTTGAATTAGTCGAAGAACGACTATCAGCTGTGGTTATATTATTGAGATGCATGCAACAGGATGGAAGATGCAGGAATATGATAGCTGATAAAGCTGAATTAACACACCTGTTAGAGAGCTTCATTGAGTCGAACGATGCAGATAGGTTTGAGATTATCCAGTTCCTATCTGAACTGGTCAAGTTAAACAG GGCATTTAATGAGCAAGTGTTGCACATTATTAAGAATGAAGGTACTTATAGCTCAATGCACTGCCTCCTCATTTACCTACAGACAGCTCTCCCTGATCAGTGTCCTGTTGTGGCTGGCCTACTTCTACAGCTTGATCTGCTT GCAGAACCAAGGAAAATGAGCATCTATAGAGAGGAAGCTGTAGATGTCCTAATTATGTGTCTCAAAAATTCAGATTATCCTGACTCTCAAATAGCTGCTGCTGAGACACTTTTAGCGCTCCAAGGAAGGTTTTCCTATTCTGGTAAACCTCTTATTAGGGAGTTTCTACTTAAACGTGCAGGACTTGACCGGACAGATCATAGCAATGCAGCGCAAAATGATACTGGATATCTGTCTAGTAGTCAAGAAACAATG GAAGAAGAGTTAGCTGCTGAGGACTGGGAGAGGAAAATGGCATTTTCTCTGGTCAGCTATGAATTCGGATTACTATTTGAAGCTTTAGCAGATGGCCTGAAGAGTAAATCAGCAGATTTATTTTCTGCATGTTTTCTGTCTGCTACTTGGCTGGTATACATGCTAACCATCCTTCCAGACACTGGAATTAGAGGAGCAGCAAGAGTATGCTTGCTCAAGCAGTTTGTATcaatattcaaatcttcaaggGATACAGAGAATAAAGCACTTTGCTTGCTTGCACTGAGGAGCTTTATCAGTGAGCCTG AAGGACTGCATGATCTAACAATCCATGTGAAGGATATACTTAAAGGTTTGAGAGAACTAAAGAAATCATCCACCATGGCTGTTGAAGTTTTTAACCTTTTTTCAGAAGAGCGAGAATCTAGTGCT GATATGTGGAATCATAAAGAAATTGCACTGGAGGATTGCAGTGTTAACGGTGAAGTCTCTTCAATTGTGTGCTTCAGAAATAAAGTTTTTTCCAGTCATACAGATGGAACTATAAAG GTATGGACAGTAAAAGCTAAAAGCTTACACCTCATCCAAGAAATCCGAGATCATCTCAAAGCTGCGACAAGCCTGGTAGTTCTACAATCAGGAGAAAAGTTGTACAGTGGTTCACTTGATAGAACTGTGAGG GTGTGGTCCATCCAGGATGAAGGAATAGAATGTGAAGAAATTCATGAAATGAAGGATCATGTCAATAACCTAATGGTCTCAACCAGCTTGTCATGCTTCATTCCTCAGGGAGCTGGCATTAAG GTGCATTCATGGAATGGAGCAACCAAACTTTTAAATCAACAGAAGTATGCAAAATGCCTGACTCTTGTTAAAGGAAAACTGTATTGTGGATGTGTTGATAACAGCATTCAGGATATTGATTTGCCAACTGGAACAATTAACTCTATTCAAAGTGGCTCAAGAAAATTATTAGGGAAATCAAGTCCCATATATGCCATACAAGTTCATGATGGACAACTATTTTCCGCAGCTACTTCCTTAGATGGAGCAGTTGTGAAG ATATGGAATACATCAAACTACAGCATGGTTGGATCACTGCAATCCACATTAGACGTTCGCACAATGGCTGTCAGTTCAGAGCTGATTTATTTAGGGGGGAAAGGAGGTATTGTGGAAGCCTGGTGTAAAAAGAAACATAATAGAGTGGAGACACTACAAACTGGTATAAATGGCAAAGTTGTTTGCATGGTTCTTGATACTAATGAAGAGACTTTAGTCATCGGAACATCTGATGGCAGAATTCAG GCTTGGAGACTGAGTTGA